In Providencia sneebia DSM 19967, one DNA window encodes the following:
- the ftsX gene encoding permease-like cell division protein FtsX: MAKSARKGKPERSMKSKSKALKGGWREQWRYAWLNTIADMLRQPLATFLTIMVIAISLTLPSLCYIVWKNVSQAAEQWYPTPQLTVYLDKSLDEQGGQGVVTQLQALDGVEHVNYLSRDQAMSEFRSWSGFSTALDMLEENPLPAVAIITPKIDFQSSDVLSTLRDRVSQVNGIEEVRMDDSWFSRLAALTQLVGQVASVIGILMIVSLFLVIGNSVRLNIFARRDTINVMKLIGATDGFIMRPFLHGGLLMGAIGAIISLIMSALLVWKLSDVVTQVASVFGTQFRIEGLLWEESLLIILISAMIGWIAAWLATVQHLRHFTPE, encoded by the coding sequence ATGGCTAAAAGTGCTCGCAAAGGAAAGCCTGAACGTTCAATGAAGTCAAAAAGTAAAGCGCTGAAAGGCGGATGGCGTGAGCAGTGGCGTTATGCTTGGTTGAATACAATAGCCGATATGCTAAGGCAGCCACTTGCGACTTTTTTGACAATCATGGTTATCGCGATTTCACTTACTCTGCCAAGCCTTTGTTATATTGTATGGAAGAATGTCTCTCAGGCAGCAGAACAATGGTATCCAACACCTCAATTAACAGTTTACCTCGATAAATCCTTAGATGAGCAAGGTGGACAAGGTGTTGTAACACAATTGCAAGCACTTGATGGCGTTGAGCATGTGAATTACCTTTCTCGTGATCAAGCCATGAGTGAGTTCCGTAGTTGGTCTGGGTTTAGTACCGCACTCGATATGTTAGAAGAGAATCCATTGCCTGCGGTGGCTATCATTACACCTAAAATTGATTTTCAAAGCTCAGATGTGCTATCCACTTTGCGTGATAGAGTCAGCCAGGTTAATGGTATTGAAGAAGTCCGTATGGATGATAGCTGGTTTTCCCGTTTAGCGGCGTTAACTCAGTTGGTAGGGCAAGTCGCTTCTGTGATTGGCATTCTAATGATAGTTTCACTCTTTCTCGTGATTGGTAATAGTGTGCGATTAAATATATTCGCTCGTAGAGATACCATTAATGTCATGAAATTGATTGGTGCAACGGATGGCTTTATTATGCGGCCCTTCTTACATGGTGGGTTGCTGATGGGGGCCATTGGTGCAATTATTTCCCTTATCATGTCAGCATTATTAGTCTGGAAATTGTCGGATGTGGTGACTCAAGTTGCCAGCGTGTTTGGGACTCAATTCCGTATTGAAGGGCTGTTATGGGAAGAGTCGTTACTCATAATCTTAATTTCAGCCATGATTGGTTGGATTGCGGCTTGGCTGGCAACCGTTCAACATTTACGTCATTTCACGCCAGAATAA
- the ftsE gene encoding cell division ATP-binding protein FtsE: MIRFEHVSKAYRGGRQALQGVDFHLQPAQMAFLTGHSGAGKSTLLKLICGIERPSAGHIFFNGHDISRLKNREIPFLRRQIGMIFQDHHLLFDRTVYDNVAMPLIIAGASSEDIRRRVSAALDKVGLLDKAKNLPIQLSGGEQQRVGIARAVVNKPTMLLADEPTGNLDSELSEGIMRLFEEFNRVGVTVLMATHDIALIERRNYRVLTLSEGRMIGGQHG, translated from the coding sequence ATGATTCGCTTTGAACACGTTAGTAAAGCTTATCGCGGCGGCCGGCAAGCCCTACAAGGTGTAGATTTTCATCTACAGCCTGCACAAATGGCCTTTTTAACAGGTCATTCTGGCGCCGGTAAAAGTACATTACTCAAACTCATTTGTGGGATTGAGCGCCCAAGTGCTGGTCACATATTCTTTAATGGTCATGATATTAGCCGTTTAAAAAATCGGGAGATCCCTTTTTTACGTCGGCAAATTGGCATGATCTTTCAAGATCATCACCTATTATTTGATCGTACCGTTTATGATAATGTTGCCATGCCTTTGATCATTGCGGGCGCAAGCTCTGAAGATATCCGCAGAAGAGTCTCCGCTGCCCTCGATAAAGTTGGCTTGCTAGATAAAGCGAAAAATTTACCAATCCAGTTATCAGGTGGGGAACAACAACGGGTAGGTATTGCGCGCGCAGTGGTCAATAAACCGACAATGTTACTTGCCGATGAACCAACTGGTAACTTAGATAGTGAGCTTTCCGAAGGGATTATGCGGCTATTTGAGGAATTTAACCGCGTTGGTGTGACTGTATTAATGGCAACCCATGATATTGCTTTGATAGAAAGACGTAACTACCGTGTGCTGACTTTGAGTGAAGGACGAATGATTGGAGGCCAACATGGCTAA